The Dreissena polymorpha isolate Duluth1 chromosome 4, UMN_Dpol_1.0, whole genome shotgun sequence region GCAACAAATCGATTCATCAAACAATACATATAATGCCTGTGAAAAGAGTacgcaaaaacaaaacaaaggatTTATTTATCTGTTTAGGACAATACGCATTTATTGCAACTAGTTATCATTAAAGTTTAACCACTTACAAAAAGTAAAGCAATTTTAGTTATTATCATTGATTATTTATATGCTCAATAGCGTGTGATTCTTTTCGCGAAGActactttaaatatatttaacattttcatgCTGTTAAATCACTTTCAACGATATAAATTATATGATGAAACGTTGTTACATTATCATAGGAAACATTTTTGTATGAACACACAGTTTCGTATGCGTCgtttataacataaaaacacacattattCATAAATAATTCCAATCTACATACCCGTCTGACTTGCTTAAATGGTCGTTTTCTGCACTTGAACATGCGCACTAATATACTTCTGAATCCTTTACTAGAATAGAAATATAATATCGGATTCAAGGCACTATTCGAATGTCCAAGAAATATTGTGTATGGCAGtacattcagaaaatgtgtaTTGCCAGGATGAAAGTCCAGGTACAGGCTTACAATGTGGTACGGTAGCCAGCATATTGCAAACATTACCGCAAGTGCTATTAACATTTTAGCCACCCGTTTTCTTCCTTTCATCATATTTTTGGCCAGGCCTTGACTCGTTTCTGATTCCGTTCTTTTCAAGTCTTTGTCCTCTGTCCAAAGTTCACTACCAATGAGACCATAGCTAACACATATTATGGAGCCTGGAATAGTATAGACGATGATGAACTGTGCAAGGTCGTACTGCTGCCTGTGGTGGTCCTCTGGCCACTGCTCGTTACAAAAGTACAATGGTTCATCCGGTATCAGATCCATGACGGCTACCTGACGTATGACGAACAGGGGAACCATCAGGGCAATGGCAAGCAGCCTGCAGTAAGAGGTGGACATTCGTATTTGAGAGCTTTACAATTAAGGACAAATACGTTTATGATTATCGTTCTGCTTGAGTCTCGGTTCGTTTGAGTTATCAGTATTGGCTATGAATGAAATTGGATGTTGAACCTTACAATATCAGGCCATACCGGCCATAGTCGAGTAATAACTGTAAGTATATTTTAAGATGTCAAAAGAAGGACTTTGTATAATGTATCGTTGTGCAGCCACCAATATACGACGGTTGTGCAACGGTTTATGTCATGATCTGATAAATTGTTTCTAAGTGTAATGACATTTACCTTGTACTAAGCATATAAGAATACTTTGTAATATTTTGCTGCGGATTAAATCGATGATTAAACTCGatctaaattcaaataaattaggGTAAACTAAAACGTTGATTCAATAAAAACATGTGAAATcgtatatttgacaaaatatgtCTAATTTCCGCACATGAACCATATTAGGATGTGTGACAATACCAGTAACCTTCATAAGTAAGGGAAAATGAAACAGTGGATATTTACCGAAGAGGATGTATTTTCCCTCcgtttctttaaatatttaaggCATGTTACAAAATGTTTATGCAATTTAGgtaaatacattaaacaaaatattaaacaataactgCAGCAGGGTCATTGCCTACGACTTGTCGTTGCAAAGAATTCTGGATTTTAAAAGGTGTTTTGGTTATCCTAACAACACGAAACAATAACCAAAATGTTGGAAAAATAATCTTAATCAATATTCTAAAGGTATTTATTGGCACATTGAATAAAAACACACTGTTAAAAGCTCAAAGCTAAATAAGCACATTTCTAGCTTTTATAAGGTGAAATATAGTACGATATGAATAGCCATTACCCATGAAGTCTATATAAACAAAGTGTATCTATCAGATTACTAAAGTGGCGAGACACACCGCTGCTTTAATTCCAATTTGCCACAGAAGAGACATTCAGGCTTACCAGACCTTGATTGATTTTTGCTTAGCATTATAACGCAGATCTGGTGTGATTCCTTATATACCTTACCATACAATAACAATAAGTTTGACAGCCGTAGCGTTTGTGCTTAGTCTCCGGAAGACCATGGGATGACGGATTGCCAGAAACCGGTCTACGCTCAATAGTGCGATTGTGAAAACACTCGCCGCCACTGTGACTCCTGGAAAACGATGATAGCTTTATTTTAACATGACACGGGTGTTCAATTGCATTGAGCGATTACAACTTAATATTTGCATTATCTACGCTCTCTTATTCTGAGTGGGAGCTGTTTTGTTAATCTCAAATAATAAGAAACAACAACCTCCTCCAGTGTCAAAAGCATTAATAACCTCTCGAAAATACAAGCATACGTCAATGACTGACAATATCTATTTTAGTCATACATCTTCAACGCATGGGTAGAAATACAAACACTTTTACtagaaataattttgttaaacaaaaaaacaatcatTTGCGATTAAGGGATAAAATAAGGAATAGTATAAGGAATAAGCTTTAAAGTTACCACCGACAAGTCAATCCAATAATACACAAATACTTTAAACAGTGTCTTACATAACAATCAGTATATTCGAGCGTTCATACTTTTGATATAAGTTTCGTTCGTTCAAAAAaggtaatttaaaaaaagcaatttattCAATAGACTTTTTATATTTGGTTTTTCTTGTTTAATTGAAGAAAttacatatttacaaatacacCATGTTTATGTacttatcattaaataaataagcaaatttaGTGTAATTTGAGTGTAATAGTCGTGTATTGAAAACcacatatacacaaatattatatgaCTTTTGAATACAGTGTTGTAAATACAGAACAGGAAAAAACAAGTGATCAAAACAGGAAATGTGTGTGGATATAAATATGTCTATCATAAATACTTGCACACTATTCGGGCAGTATCGATACAATCATACGTTATGCGGATAAAATTTATGCGCAACAAACCTTGCAAAAAGCCCGTTAGTTTACACATGAATTCCCCGAACAACCAAATTCGGTATAACGCTTGTCCGACTGCCATAGGGATACATATGAGAGTGACTGAAAGAAAAAGAAATTCGATATATCCCACATAACGGCACTCATGCGCAAAAATAATAGACCTCATTTGATGCTGAGAGCGGCGATTGAATGCCTTATATTCAAAGCACTCTGGGCACTATAAAAAATGACAACTTATAATCTTAAAACACATTTTGTGTCATATATGTCTTAATactaatatattttttgaaaacatgaatTATTCCGGGGAAAGGAAAAACACATGATTACTGACaccactttttttaaattgtttatgtttaaaaaaaaataacggtTGTGTAATCCTGAAAAGGAAAATAAGCAATTGTGtttgtaaaataacatttatataaaatagttttcaataaaaacaaaaacacaaattgttGAAATGAAAACGTTACAATGTTATCAGttggaaaacaatgaaatttCGCTTCTGTAACACATTCAATTGCGCAAAAATAAATGTTGGGTTTTTATATGAAATAGCGGCGGCGATTTTGTAAATTATAAAAGCATACTACAGGGTATACATAATAAAAGTATGGCTTTTAACTAATCAGCCATATCGCCGAGACACGGCTTTTTGCGCCCACACGATGCACCGAGACGATTTTCAAGTGATTTTATTTTGAAGCCACAAATACAAAAAAAGGCACAaggtacaatttatatagcaaaCTTTCAAAAGCACTGATGTATAAATTACAACTGTTAACGAAAGATAAGCAACAAAATAAACCTGTCATTgttttgtcaacataattatacatatatatttaagtgTGCACACACCACACAAATCCGCCATTGCAAGATTgtacaaaaatacatttgttcCGTTCCGCAACCTTTTGTGACGAAACACAACATAGGCCAGTACAACATTGCCTATAATTCCTGCAACAAAAGTTGGAATATATAACAACACAAGTGCGAGATCGAATTTGTCCGGGGTCTCAGTAATGATATCCATGTGATCGTCTATTAAGTCCTGTAAAACTGTGGCATTTAACGAGGAGTTTGAACTAGACATATTGTTATccttaaatgaaaacattttgtcAGATGATGACGTTTTTATATCCATTGTTATTTCAAtccaattaaatattaaaatcaaaCATGTCTTTTAGGAGTTGCGCCAGGATCACTCATTGACAAAATAGTCCACCTCACAGCACACGCTTGCAGCCTTGAAAATATCTCCGGAAGAAATGTCGCATTTATATACATAAAAACGTATCGTAAAGACGCAACGACGCTTTCAACTGCGCAGTAAATTCCCAATAACATTGCTGCAGATCCTGATTAGGGCTATCAGAGAGCTTTAGAATCGCCGCGAGCAAGAATTACCATGTCTATCGAATGAACAAATAATGAAACGAAGATAACcataacaaattaaataacaatcTTTTCGAGTACAAACAGTCAAGTAATACAAGAGAAAAGTCCTCATCCGATCCTGCTCATTAGCAATCTTTTAAGGTGGAGAGCATTTGCATTTCGGAAGACCGGTTATGTTTAACCCATGTGTTGTTTCTATTTGAGGTATGTATCTCGAACTATAAGAGAGGGGTTTTTGCTTATGTTTAGTATTTTTCTGGATGCTTTACGATTATGTCGTGTCGTAATGCTAGGGTGGTTTTTTACGACATCGAGCTGCATATTAAAATTGTAAGAAACAGCTTCTTTTTTAACTTCAATGTTCATAATTCAACGAGCATGtatattgcaataaaacaatgtgcaAAAAAAGGCTGCTTAACGTTTATGAGAACGATTACGAATGTATTCTGTTTGTTGTAGCATACAGTGTTAAGTTAAACACTTTGTTTATAGCGACCGAATATGGAAGCCAAGGTGTACAACATACAGATACATTGAGTTTTGTATCGTATTGATACTCGTCAATTTTGTATTTTCCGAGATTTAATCCAAAAATAATATCCGTTGAAACTTTGGAATCAAACGTGCCTCTTCCATAAACTGTCAAAACAGCAATTAAGTCAGATATACTCACCACATAAATCCGCAAATATTAGATTACAAAGGAATAAGTAAGTCCCGTTGCGCATTCGTCGGTTGCTCAAAATAACACATGCTAACAAAATGTTACCCGTGATACCTGCTATAAAAGCGGGAATATAAAGTATAATGAGCACCAGTTCATAGTTCGTTGCAATGTTAGAGATGTTTGTCATGTAatcttgtaacatatttttaaacactGAGGCATTTAAGGAAGAATTTCTGGagatgttttctacaaatggaGGCATTATATCCGTTGAGGCAGCGATAAAGAAATTTAAATCCATTATAAGAACGATCCTTTGCGAATCTTTAGTTATGTCAAGTTGATTTTATATCTTTTTACTAATACTTTCACATTTTAATGTATCACtttcaaataaaatatcaattgtgttgatttttaATTACTGTAATTATTAAGCAGCTCGATAGCATCCTCAATATATGAAGTGACCGCTTCAATAAACGCTCGTTTCTATTCTTATAGCTGAATAAGGTATGTGGTAGAATACATATAAGACGACCTGCAGTCATTGCGATTTTCCAATATCGGAATGGCTTTTATTTAAAGGATCAATGGTAACAGATGAACGTCAATGGCTGCCAAGTATTTGACAGCGTTCATGTACCATCCTGTCATGTGTCAGTATACTATTAATCCGGTGTTCACACAGTCGGAAAACATATAAGACGCTTCATTACGCGTTGCTATGAACTTGATGGAAAAATAAAACcagatattaaaatgtttgtaatatGTTATCAAGTCacgaaattatatttatttaataaaaataatgccTTTAGCAAATTATATAGCCAATATATAGATTAATTGTTTgcgtgtgttttatatttttagcataggtgcgttaacgcacctatgcttatggtatataccacatttcgaaaatccacatcgatcggttgcccattatgaagccttacctgatcaaaaatcagacgaaatatctatttaatttagtatatggtcattcttacaattttttttttggaaacgtttttctaacgttttcttccaagaatattgctgacaccgtttttagtgaatttttcaagaccgttttatgtcaaaaaatcttcttataacataaaacaaatttcgttcgtaaaacaattctatctgcactataaatctcaatcccctacgcagtggcctcccttatactagaagttactgaccgggcgaagcaagggaagtaactgctgtgaggagtttctataaaaatctgcattcagaaatctgtagtcagaactcaatctgttgtgcacgtctgcatctaacgcttaccacaagttttacgacaaattcttgacgcagacgaatagggtagcgtctattttcatttgtgaaaagaatagttcgatacagatctgtccgtgcttaaattttgaaaggcttgggtaattatttttcataagcgtttcaaacactgatgtaaatggaaagattatctatttaaatagtcggtaattgttttaaattattgatttgagaaattcgcggatggcgatatcgaactacattataccacgtgacgccattcttccctgtatcttgcacctatgcttttaacgccatcggcgctctcgttgttTTTTTTCTGCTATCATGGTGTTATCAATAGCATTACCATGTTAAGTTCTCGTTTTTGTCTGTTAATCTAATTTGAATGTATGGTAATCACGCGATTTAGAGTGGTCTATGTGGAAACATTTAACACGTTTACATATACACTTTAACCTaacgtttcatgaaaaatatggtctaataaacacagaaaaaagtaATCCCGATTGTAATCACGAACTTGTATACAAATCTTAGCTGTGTTAACTTCAATGTCAAAATGCAGAGCAAGTAAAACCATATATTTAGTATTATCATGATTGATTCCTACACGCTACTTTAAGGACGACAGCTGTTTAAATGGtaaatttaattgtgtttatttagtGCAATTAAATCTcttaattattatatgatttgAAACATAGATTACGAATCTAATGAATAAGTTATatgcaataatatatatatatatatatatatttagtattgTGTTTATTGTGACACGACACGTAAAAGATAGGTAAATTCacatataaatgttatatatatatataaaatttaactgaaatcatgtttatttaatgatacactttgattatcaaagatttatatttcattaaattcaGCATTCGAAATTGCCTTACATTATTGCAGTCATCCTTCAAGTGGACCACCGCTTTTTGTAGAATATACACAGAAACTTTACTAACTGGAATTCTGAAACAGTCGTGGCGAATCTTAAGCGGCGTGTATATGAACTAAATCACACATATAAAAAGTGCAAACATCGTTAATCAGAATCATTCATCATTGTTCGTTTAATTAAGATCATTTGTCTTGAAATAATTTGGAACGTGTTTAACTGCTAAATCACCTACATCTTAAACGTAAATACAATACAGCACAGAATTGTGTACACAACTTAGAATGACAAAATTGCAATGCCATTAATCGTGTAAATTCAGATTTGAATCTAATGTTGAGTAACGATTGATTGACTATCTCTATAATGTTTGTGTCTGTAACTAAGAACCTTGCCATTTATTGATGTTACTATTTACATTTTTTTGCGCCTACTTGTTAAGTTTTCAAGTGGCACAATATTAACAATTAAGAGGTTAATACAATGCTGAACATGGGATGGGACTCATGAACCTCCCATGCAACACGGTAATGACACGAGGGACTGTGTTAACTTACAGGTGCAATTATTTAGCCCTGCACTTGTACCGTAATGCAATGTCCTTTGGTATGCTTTTCAATATCGGTCTATTAACCTTGAGGTTTCGATGACTTTGTGcgtttgttttacattaaataagtaaatacatgtaGATAAACCCGTCTTGTTGCAAGTCTATCTTTCTTACACGCCATAACGTATTTTTTCTCAAGCGTCTAGAAAACGAAAGAAAccgaaatattgtttttcatgttGTATTTTCGGTTGAATATAGAATGTATGTAAGTGCGGATTAATGTGGATTTACCAAATGTGCAAACATGTATTCTCTACAGCGCATGTTACAagaatacaaatatgttttatagttttttttgttttgttttttattcatataaaacatacaatgtaaatatgtggaTAAGCAAAAGaaaaagtggtataatacaacagtaataatggcaaacacatattatacatgatatgctaggatatacttttttttctttggttgCCTGTGATGTATgctgttaattttaaatttagtAATTAATCCTATAGATGATTTGCGTagagttaggtagaagacaactggactgagTTATGAAtgtttatgcgtttccatttttgttcaaaaatatgaagttaatcgttgttgagggctatttctttttcaatttagatctttaattttaaatagtttataaaacagttgaaggtaggtatttgttttttgtatttgaagcttaatataaaatatttcatgaatatgataatgtggttcacagtgttattaatttctggtattttaaaagtattcacaccgaaactgatatttaagagagacagttttaattttaattgttgtttctctagaaatgttgttaactggttccatagaagttgaatatgtttgcactcccagaacaagtgttctattgtttcaatgtgttcgctgcatatatcgcataaatttgtgttggataggttgcacttaaaaaggtatttatttgtagctatgattctatggacatatttatattaaaaatttctCAGGGTGCTATCTATaattgttttatatggcatgataaatatgtgtttccaattaaattcatgttaacgaagaaggctttgccatttattttgaatcttggagttttctgcagggtgtttaatttgtagtttgtaaaatattttgtttgcttttgtttttttgtaagtaTGTTTTCcttgaatgatgtttgagtacatggtgtattatttgtattaattgtagatttaatatgtatgggtatgctttgaattaatgtgtaatacattaggaaattgttcgaaggtattccgtatatataaaatatattctcaaaagaataatatatgttatagtgtaatatgtattattttgaaatatgtaatTATGCCACGGTTTGATGAATGGGTTGATCAAGCTAAAACTGGTATAAACAATGTGTTTGTTGGcattttgattgtttaaaaaaaatcacaataaagTAGCAACGTATGATGTTACGTTATTTTTAATAGTATGAAACACGCAATGGTCATGTcttcatataaacaataaaagCGCTTTATTGCATGTTACTTGACATTTATATTTGACTATTAATCTCATTAATTCTAATGCGAGTGCTTTTGAGTGCCGTTTGTTACTAAAAGTATATGTTATCTTGTTTTATACGAAAATCGCCATGATAAGGCataaaactgtttgttttttttcatttattttttcctTGTTTGACATATACATGTGCAGCATTTACATGTTCATACATAacacatataatataacatatattgaTCACTCGTTCATAATTTCTTATAGATTTTCAAAAAGGTAAAACAATATACAGTGCATTCATTCATATAGTTCACACACATACAACATTCATTGTCAGTATTAATCATTTCATGAGAGGCAAATAAAAGGCATGCACTCAAGCGAATTCACACTCGCTGTTacatacacacgcacacacacccgCGCGCACGTACACGCATGCACGTTCGCacttacatacatacaaacaagatatatttttgtttaagtgaTCCAAGAAAAATGTCAAGTAATTTAAAAGCATTTACAATACATAGTACAATATTTCTTGATTATCGTTTTGTTAGTACTTTGCggttgacattttaaacataggTTAAATATTCAGAAATATTGAAGAGAGGTCAATTTAAAATTCAGCGCTCTTCTCAAACCATTTCGTAAAAATGACCAAAATTAAAGCACGTGTTTAGTCCTGATGAATTGTAGTTTTGTGAAATCGATGTGCAAATGGATGATTCCAGCTATAATTTTATAGTTAAATGTGTGCTGTATGTTTTTTTCTTACAATTAACCACGTTCCTCAAACATACAAGACAGATGCCAACTTGTCAAACTGTTTCTTGTGTTGCAATATGTTTGCAGTCATGTAGATCAACAAACAAAGAATCATTTATGTCGTTCTCCAGTtgctgtttttttatttcttaacacATGTTGATATTTAGCTCATGAATTATGTAATACTTGCCAGTTCAAATAAATAAGctgtttaatacatttttgtcTTACTAAATTCGTAAATAAACGTATTTGTGCATGCATATTAGTTGGTCTCAAGATTTATTAAGAAGTTGCTTTAATTAAGTGACTGTTTTTTGTTG contains the following coding sequences:
- the LOC127875944 gene encoding QRFP-like peptide receptor, with amino-acid sequence MDIITETPDKFDLALVLLYIPTFVAGIIGNVVLAYVVFRHKRLRNGTNVFLYNLAMADLCVTLICIPMAVGQALYRIWLFGEFMCKLTGFLQGVTVAASVFTIALLSVDRFLAIRHPMVFRRLSTNATAVKLIVIVWLLAIALMVPLFVIRQVAVMDLIPDEPLYFCNEQWPEDHHRQQYDLAQFIIVYTIPGSIICVSYGLIGSELWTEDKDLKRTESETSQGLAKNMMKGRKRVAKMLIALAVMFAICWLPYHIVSLYLDFHPGNTHFLNVLPYTIFLGHSNSALNPILYFYSSKGFRSILVRMFKCRKRPFKQVRRDNIIVRCTRNPGDGTTTAALTRRPFVRILSTTTRCQASRSGSLRLSRSNNSSLKSTSGTLRTSFKSNRSSNSNRLNDHHGPRVSFRDKCNKDNKVDNITNKKDKTDLQSSNQPICPQVHIIEPSYDEDHHNVDVDMPYHKRNFMEATISIPTTINEESSRHNSLVPVSRLSPSPSMQAIHEESVEVTQSGSDKDKFEALTIGITIKSSGASGSSNRELDVTVHNHDNDMHDTHQVIVLAD